The proteins below come from a single Fusarium verticillioides 7600 chromosome 3, whole genome shotgun sequence genomic window:
- a CDS encoding hypothetical protein (At least one base has a quality score < 10) → MPYTPPSHRSPASSASASPVASRRSSLQSSPRPSLPRSASYLTRHRRTPSASALSDGSTGTLTPQGTSEDLKSMGTAVPSSVRQSPPPVTDERTMPMGAIISPPDSASSGSDDEEQEPQIRGRKLDKALRDAVSQIPMPRSSSPPRSQLQHQDSTEHLQLRRKDGVHLSFSTSALGDLAKGRKMGHVRSATEPNAGLSKSDDNSISVSEEESDEDLLKKPQMVRKKSGELVRPALRPSSRRRPSSMPGTPIFSKAVHFDSHLEHVRHFLQVDRPLAVSAGSSPIDSYESDTEYPFPGNGKQTARTPPFEWEILTTNFPHDSAARKSSPVRLEKVWLSADQKSLLGSVAVANIAFSKAVTCRFTLDYWKTTSEVAADYSHEIRPRETPLGHDRFTFSIKLADTANLESKTLFLCIRYTVNGQEYWDNNSSSNFQVDFRKKHLPMNGKNNFQGASSRPANGFPE, encoded by the coding sequence ATGCCTTACACGCCACCCTCACATCGATCTCCCGCTTCGTCAGCCTCCGCATCGCCCGTAGCGAGTCGGCGGTCGTCGCTACAATCGAGCCCTCGACCTAGTCTGCCGCGATCCGCTTCATATCTTACAAGGCATAGACGAAcaccttcagcttcagccctCAGCGATGGATCGACAGGGACGCTGACACCGCAGGGAACATcggaggatctcaagagcatGGGCACAGCTGTTCCTTCAAGCGTGAGACAATCACCACCGCCCGTCACAGACGAACGCACAATGCCCATGGGTGCCATCATCTCGCCACCTGATTCTGCTTCCTCCGGtagcgacgacgaggagcAAGAACCACAAATTCGAGGTCgaaagcttgacaaggctcTTCGGGACGCTGTCAGCCAGATCCCCATGCCAcgttcatcatctccccCACGATCACAATTGCAGCACCAAGACAGCACAGAACATCTCCAGCTCCGCCGCAAAGATGGTGTacatctcagcttcagcacaAGCGCACTGGGCGATCTCGCAAAGGGCCGTAAGATGGGACACGTTCGATCAGCCACTGAGCCAAACGCTGGCCTCTCCAAGTCAGACGATAACTCGATATCAGTATCAGAGGAGGAGTCTGATGAGGACctgctcaagaagcctcAGATGGTGCGAAAGAAGTCTGGTGAACTAGTCCGACCTGCCCTCCGTCCTTCTTCCCGACGACGCCCCTCAAGCATGCCCGGTAcccccatcttctccaaggctgtTCACTTTGATTCACACCTCGAGCACGTCCGACACTTCTTACAAGTGGACCGACCTCTGGCCGTGAGTGCTGGATCTTCGCCAATTGACAGCTACGAGAGTGATACCGAGTATCCCTTCCCTGGCAATGGCAAGCAGACAGCCCGCACCCCTCCTTTTGAGTGGGAGATCCTCACCACAAACTTCCCTCACGACTCAGCCGCACGTAAGTCGTCGCCAGTTCGACTGGAAAAGGTTTGGCTCTCGGCCGACCAGAAGtcccttcttggctctgtggctgtcgccaacatcgccttctccaaggccgTTACCTGCCGTTTCACCCTGGATTACTGGAAGACCACATCGGAGGTTGCCGCTGACTACAGCCACGAAATCCGCCCCCGGGAAACACCGCTGGGTCATGATCGCTTTACTTTTTCCATCAAGCTTGCTGACACGGCCAACCTCGAGTCAAAGACActcttcctctgcatccGCTATACCGTCAACGGACAGGAGTACTGggacaacaacagcagctctAACTTCCAGGTCGACTTCCGAAAGAAGCATCTGCCTATGAACGGGAAGAACAACTTTCAGGGCGCTTCTTCCCGACCCGCTAATGGCTTCCCCGAGTAG
- a CDS encoding xaa-Pro dipeptidase → MVAEDYEAVLKGKYPGKDHAKRVVDLIRKDVPDASGILYLESQVTRMMEDSDEPEPFRQRRYFYYLTGCNLPDCAFVYDIQSAKSTLFIPPINPDDVIWSGLPVSIDEALAQYDVDEVKLTTELNATLAHLGSENPKSSAFAIANQVSDHVSFIGFDNKNFNVLKTAIETSRVVKDEFEVAMLRKANYISGIGHRAVFARAKTAKNEQEFEAAFKERCYSYGIKKMSYDPIAAAGRAAATLHYVPNNAPLEGKLNLLMDAGGEWNNYAADITRTFPLSGKFTKESRFIYETVLKMQKECIAVLKEGVVWDDVHLLAHKIAIDGLLEAGILKGDKDEILKARTSAAFLPHGLGHYLGMDTHDTGGNPNFGDKDKLFRYLRVRGTLPSGSVVTVEPGIYFCKFIIDPYLEDPVHSKFIDKEVLDKYWDVGGVRIEDNILITKTGSENLTDVPREADEMEALVSGS, encoded by the exons ATGGTCGCTGAAGACTACGAGGCTGTCCTCAAGGGCAAATACCCAGGCAAAGACCATGCCAAACGTGTCGTGGACCTCATTCGCAAGGATGTCCCTGATGCCAGTGGTATTCTGTACCTCGAGAGTCAAGTTACTCGTATGATGGAAGATAGCGACGAGCCCGAGCCCTTCCG TCAGCGCCGATACTTCTACTACCTCACCGGGTGCAACCTCCCCGACTGCGCCTTCGTCTACGATATCCAGTCCGCGAAATCCACACTCTTTATCCCTCCCATCAACCCCGACGATGTCATCTGGTCCGGTCTCCCCGTCAGCATCGACGAGGCCCTCGCGCAATACGACGTCGACGAAGTAAAGCTCACCACCGAACTCAACGCTACCCTCGCCCACCTCGGATCCGAGAACCCCAAGTCCTCAGCCTTTGCCATCGCGAACCAAGTCTCCGACCACGTTTCCTTCATCGGCTTCGACAACAAGAACTTTAATGTTTTGAAGACCGCTATCGAGACCTCGCGAGTGGTCAAGGACGAGTTCGAGGTTGCTATGCTTCGAAAGGCGAACTACATCTCTGGCATTGGACATCGCGCTGTGTTTGCGAGGGCCAAGACTGCCAAGAATGAGCAGGAGTTCGAGGCGGCGTTCAAGGAGAGATGCTATTCTTATGGTATTAAGAAGATGTCGTATGATCctattgctgctgctggaagagcTGCAGCTACACTGCACTACGTCCCAAACAATGCGCCTCTGGAGGGCAAGCTCAACCTGTTGATGGATGCTGGTGGCGAGTGGAACAACTATGCTGCTGATATT ACACGAACATTCCCTCTCTCGGGCAAGTTTACCAAAGAGTCTCGCTTCATCTACGAGACCGTCCTCAAGATGCAAAAGGAGTGCATTGCAGTTCTCAAGGAGGGTGTCGTCTGGGACGATGTTCATCTGCTCGCCCACAAGATCGCCATCGACGGCCTCCTCGAAGCTGGCATTCTCAAGGgcgacaaggatgagattctcaaggcTCGCACCAGCGCTGCTTTCCTCCCCCACGGTCTAGGTCACTACCTTGGCATGGACACCCACGATACCGGCGGTAACCCCAACTTTGGCGACAAGGATAAGCTGTTCCGCTACCTACGCGTGCGGGGCACTCTCCCCAGCGGCAGCGTTGTCACTGTAGAACCTGGT ATTTACTTCTgcaagttcatcatcgatcCTTACCTCGAGGACCCCGTGCACAGCAAATTCATCGACAAGGAGGTTCTGGACAAGTACTGGGATGTCGGTGGAGTTCG CATTGAGGAtaacatcctcatcaccaagactggcTCTGAGAACTTAACTGATGTGCCAAgggaagctgatgagatggaggccCTTGTCTCTGGAAGTTAA